A part of Eubacterium sp. AB3007 genomic DNA contains:
- a CDS encoding YegP family protein, translating into MGHMKEHKKWDIIKKTNTGIMFDLKAGNSEIIATGEGYKAKRGCLNSIESIQKYDDSEVVEAE; encoded by the coding sequence AGGAGCATAAGAAATGGGATATTATCAAAAAGACCAACACAGGAATTATGTTTGATCTGAAGGCAGGGAACAGCGAGATCATCGCTACAGGCGAAGGATACAAGGCTAAGAGAGGTTGCCTGAACAGTATCGAGAGTATCCAGAAGTACGATGATTCTGAGGTTGTTGAGGCAGAGTGA